GGGCCGGTGCGGCCTATCTGCTCTACCTCGGCATCAAGGCGCTTCGCGCCGGGCCGATGGAGATGGCGTCGGTCGAGGTGCAGGAGGGCGCAGGTGAGCCCCGGGAGATTTCTGCTGTGCGCTGCTTCCTGACGGGCTTCGTCACCAACGCGCTCAACCCCAAGGCCGTGCTGTTCTTCCTGCCGCTGTTCACGGCGATGGTCAGCCACGAGACGCCCGCCGCGGTGAAGGGCGTCTACGGGCTGCTGATGGCCGTGGTGCTGATTACATGGTTTGTCGGCGTGTCGATGTTCTTCACCATGGCCTCGGTACGCGAGCGCTTCGTCGCCTGGGGCCGCTGGTTCAACAAGGTGACCGGCATGATCTTCATCGGGCTTGGCGTGAAGCTCGCGACC
The nucleotide sequence above comes from Aminobacter aminovorans. Encoded proteins:
- a CDS encoding LysE family translocator, which gives rise to MTQYAFEFAGLLAVFLVLMVVPGADFVMVVRQSIVHGRRAAIITSFGIGVSLLFHVSYTILGIGLIVSKSLLLFSLIKWAGAAYLLYLGIKALRAGPMEMASVEVQEGAGEPREISAVRCFLTGFVTNALNPKAVLFFLPLFTAMVSHETPAAVKGVYGLLMAVVLITWFVGVSMFFTMASVRERFVAWGRWFNKVTGMIFIGLGVKLATVQAG